The Ictidomys tridecemlineatus isolate mIctTri1 chromosome 6, mIctTri1.hap1, whole genome shotgun sequence genome includes a region encoding these proteins:
- the Ggact gene encoding gamma-glutamylaminecyclotransferase → MALVFVYGTLKQGQPNHKVLLDCANGSAVFQGRGRTAKPYPLVIAGEHSIPWLLHLPGRGHCVLGEIYRVDERMLSFLDDFEGCPDMYQRTKVQVEVLTWEGKGFPGDSVQCFLYSTATYPPEWVHLPYHESYDSEGTHGLRYNPRENR, encoded by the coding sequence ATGGCCCTTGTCTTCGTGTACGGCACCCTGAAGCAAGGCCAGCCCAACCACAAAGTCTTGCTGGACTGCGCCAATGGCTCTGCAGTCTTCCAGGGCCGAGGACGCACGGCCAAGCCTTACCCCCTGGTGATTGCTGGTGAACACAGCATCCCCTGGTTGCTTCACCTCCCGGGCAGGGGCCACTGTGTGCTGGGCGAGATCTACAGGGTGGACGAGCGCATGCTGAGCTTCCTTGATGACTTTGAAGGCTGCCCTGACATGTACCAGCGCACCAAGGTGCAGGTGGAAGTGCTCACGTGGGAGGGCAAGGGCTTCCCGGGGGACAGCGTGCAGTGCTTTTTGTACAGCACGGCCACCTACCCGCCCGAGTGGGTCCACCTCCCCTACCACGAGAGCTACGACTCGGAGGGAACCCATGGGCTGCGCTACAACCCACGAGAGAATAGGTGA